The following coding sequences are from one Danaus plexippus chromosome 13 unlocalized genomic scaffold, MEX_DaPlex mxdp_15, whole genome shotgun sequence window:
- the LOC116769965 gene encoding B-cell receptor-associated protein 31: MSLQWTIIASFLYAEIAFVLLLTLPIASPARWNKFFKSKFLAYMTGQASIYFVVLIGVLVLCLLDAIREIQKYSNVESSDHQHLDAEMQGNMRLFRAQRNLYISGIALFLLVVIRRLIQMICELATLYAQSEANFRQAQSASVAAKALLEKQGAGDEVNKKEMEDLKSQLSALEKELAKEKKDKEAVKSQAESLNREYDRLAEEHSRLQKKITVAGGDKKDE, translated from the coding sequence ATGAGTCTTCAGTGGACCATCATCGCGTCATTTCTATACGCCGAAATAGCATTTGTACTGTTATTGACCTTACCGATCGCGAGTCCTGCAAGATGGAACAAATTCTTCAAATCGAAGTTTCTAGCTTACATGACAGGCCAAGCATCCATCTACTTTGTTGTTCTCATTGGGGTTCTAGTTCTCTGCCTTCTCGACGCCATTCGTGAGATTCAGAAGTATTCAAACGTTGAATCTTCAGACCACCAACATTTGGATGCTGAGATGCAAGGAAACATGCGTCTGTTTAGAGCTCAAAGGAACTTGTACATATCAGGTATTGCACTTTTCCTTCTAGTCGTTATTCGGCGCTTGATCCAGATGATCTGTGAGCTGGCGACCTTGTACGCCCAATCCGAAGCGAACTTCCGTCAGGCTCAAAGCGCGTCTGTAGCCGCTAAAGCCCTTTTAGAAAAGCAAGGTGCTGGTGATGAGGTCAACAAGAAGGAGATGGAAGATCTCAAGAGCCAGTTATCAGCCTTGGAAAAGGAGTTAGCCAAGGAGAAGAAAGATAAAGAAGCCGTGAAGTCCCAGGCGGAGAGCCTTAACCGTGAATATGATAGACTTGCGGAGGAACACAGCAGGCTACAGAAGAAAATCACAGTTGCTGGTGGTGATAAGAAGGATGAGTAG
- the LOC116770039 gene encoding venom carboxylesterase-6-like: MDLCKFLFFSLLLVLVAGQEQKPIVRIHHGLLQGAWKESTNGRRYASFQGIRYARPPIGKYRFREPQHLKSWDGTWDASKPMPACIQYDPFNNTVTGSEDCLFLNVHTPDLNPGSLLPVLVFIHGGAFMYGAGSYYGAEHLMDRDMVLVTLNYRLGPLGFLSTGDEAAPGNAGLKDQAFALMWVRKNILKFGGNPDSVTLAGCSAGGASVHYHYLSPMSKGLFDRGIAFSGSALASWTHAVKPAQKAKTLASIVGCPTSNNHNMIDCLRFRPAEAIVNAQIEMFDWRVNLFTMFTPTAEPRGTKEPFLTQYPYHAMEVGAMQQLPLIATVTSEEGLYPAAAYQTDPSLLMELESRWEHLASNIFEYNDTLPLDKRSEVAQKIKQYYMDGKPIGQETYSKLVQALGDRLFAVSVGKMAQFHARSGQPTLMYRFSHRGTHSLSELMAFKEENYGVSHADDVLSVFNFLPFTDFSAEDIEMRNTIIDLIYSYAKTGIPQLPNSQEWTKVQPGSKDLNYLEIESPSSMKMKSCSDFGHKTFWDSLGFIEDQNFNINIRDEL, translated from the exons ATGGACctgtgtaaatttttatttttttcactgcTACTAGTATTAGTGGCTGGTCAGGAACAGAAACCCATAGTTCGTATTCATCATGGTTTGCTGCAGGGAGCATGGAAGGAGTCAACTAATGGTAGAAGATATGCCAGCTTCCAAGGCATACGATATGCCAGGCCGCCGATCGGAAAGTATAGGTTTAGG GAACCTCAGCATCTAAAATCCTGGGATGGAACGTGGGATGCCTCCAAACCTATGCCCGCTTGTATCCAGTATGACCCCTTCAACAACACCGTCACTG GTTCCGAGGACTGTCTCTTCCTCAACGTTCACACCCCGGACCTCAACCCTGGTTCCTTATTGCCAGTATTGGTGTTTATCCACGGCGGTGCGTTCATGTATGGTGCTGGGTCCTACTATGGTGCAGAGCATTTAATGGATCGTGACATGGTTCTCGTCACTTTAAACTACCGCTTGGGACCTCTAG gATTTCTTAGTACGGGAGATGAAGCAGCTCCGGGAAACGCAGGGCTTAAGGATCAGGCCTTTGCTCTCATGTGGGTCAGGAAGAACATATTAAAGTTCGGTGGCAACCCTGATAGTGTTACACTGGCTGGCTGCTCTGCGGGAGGCGCCAGTGTACACTATCACTACTTGTCGCCAATGTCAAAAG GTTTATTCGATCGGGGCATTGCCTTCAGTGGTTCAGCTCTAGCGTCTTGGACACACGCTGTTAAACCGGCTCAGAAGGCGAAGACTCTGGCTTCAATAGTAGGCTGCCCCACATCTAACAATCACAACATGATAGACTGTCTGAGGTTTAGACCAGCTGAAGCTATTGTTAATGCCCAGATCGAAATGTTT GATTGGAGGGTGAACCTATTCACCATGTTCACACCAACGGCCGAGCCTCGAGGTACTAAAGAGCCGTTTTTGACTCAATACCCCTACCACGCCATGGAAGTTGGCGCAATGCAACAACTACCTCTCATCGCAACCGTTACAAGTGAAGAGGGACTATATCCCGCGGCAG CTTACCAAACGGATCCCAGCCTCCTAATGGAGTTGGAATCCAGATGGGAACACCTCGCCAGTAACATATTTGAATACAATGATACCCTACCCTTGGACAAAAGAAGCGAAGTGGCTCAAAAGATTAAACAGTATTACATGGACGGAAAACCAATCGGACAGGAGACTTATTCTAAATTGGTGCAG GCCCTAGGCGATCGTCTGTTTGCTGTGAGTGTTGGCAAGATGGCGCAGTTCCACGCTCGCTCTGGTCAACCAACCCTTATGTACCGCTTCTCACACCGAGGCACACACAGCCTGTCTGAACTCATGGCGTTCAAAGAAGAGAATTATG gGGTCAGCCACGCAGACGACGTACTATCTGTCTTCAACTTCTTGCCCTTCACCGACTTCTCAGCTGAAGACATCGAGATGAGGAACACCATTATTGATCTGATCTACAGTTACGCTAAAACTGG aATTCCACAATTACCAAACAGTCAAGAGTGGACTAAAGTACAACCCGGATCCAAGGATTTGAACTACCTGGAAATAGAGAGCCCGAGTagtatgaaaatgaaatcgtGTTCAGACTTTGGACATAAAACCTTCTGGGACAGCCTCGGTTTTATAGAAgaccaaaattttaatataaatataagagatgaattgtaa